A window of Daucus carota subsp. sativus chromosome 2, DH1 v3.0, whole genome shotgun sequence genomic DNA:
CACATCAGTGTTTCATTTGTGTTCTTTTACATTTACTAGCGAATTTGCTACTTATATCTAGTTGTAACCTACTGATATGATATCCAATTTGCCTTAGAATCGATATGCAAAGATCAAATACttatttatttcaatattttaaattattataaaataattatatacaaaataatttatgatgAGATGATAATTAGTTATAGTTACATTTAACACAAAATTTATACatcattttatatatcattCTTTTTATTTACCACTAgatttatttgtatattaaattaatatttaaactaatttaaaaaatactataGCACAAAAGATAGAATTCAGTAATTCACATATTTGTAATAATGTAAAACTtacgaaaaataaaaataaaaataatacattaataaataattgatacacatattactaaaaaattttaaattatttgattcatctaattctcattttttaagttaatattaattatatttattaatatttcatgttatatgtattatcttttttaagtataataatctattttttatattgtatttacaaatgaaaatttaattattattacttaaatatatataaaatatatataggtCTAAAAATTTTGGGGCCTTTTTAGAGTTACCGTGGAATGGTCTCCTTCCCCATACTGATGGCCGTAGCCATTAGATCTCTTCTCGTTTACTGCTTTGGATGCGACTTAGATCTTCGTATCAACTCCACTAACTTCTTCCACGCAGCCAACTCTAGTTCAAAGTGCCCTGAGATTTTTGGCATTTATTTCAGTAGCaccttttttttgacaaatataaaGTCAACATATTCGTCAAGCTCCACTCAGGCTGTCAGTGTTTATCTGATTGAAAAATGTTTGGGGCacataattatgtaaaaaaaatatgtaagtgtgttttaattgaaatgggcccttgcatttacatcaacaacCCCAATTAAACACATCACTTACCACATTATTATGTACAAAAATTCTGTACACGCACCTAAGACTACTCGGACCAAGAGGGTtacaattactccctccattttaactgcttttgacttttttacacgtattttaagatgttaaaagaattacatctaaacatgattattttttataaaatttatatcaaataaaagtttagaatctaaacttttatttgatataagaattgaaattttttattgagtgtagatattgtttttttacacctcgtgttaaaaagtcaaacatcagttaaaatgggatagagggagtattataagAGAAATGCTACGTTCACAGAAAGCGGTACAGAAAATATTTACAGAATGACGTGGCAGTTTGAGCTGGACGCATTTAAGATGCTGTCGGccacttagagcatctccaaggggctctctaaatgagctcttaacttcaaatttaaagagcaatgtaagaattagagctccaatgggctcctagaagctctttaaaaagttaagagcttaacatctctcctctcttttaaagagcatgtaagagctcttaacttctttttcatgaatataatattggtTTCCCTCCAACTTTTCTCCCAacaattctctctttttacttttctctctcttttatatgaataaaatatgaataaggagcaagtataaagaagagcattggagttgaaatctttttcaacgtcttaactcactaggagccaaatattatattatattttgaagagtgacttaagagcaccattggagatgctcttacctaGTTATCCCTAATCAGTCCTTATTACAATATTTTATccctttttatttttcatatatccTTTGTTTGTATAgtcttctaatatttttatattttgaataattgttaattctaaaatattttcaattttcaaattaatatatattattttaagtttcTTATTTGAATAACCCATATTTACATAAACATAagtatttgtatattataattaatgaaaatgaaGTGTTTTATCTTCTTATTTAAGTAGTTCacctttaaatttttattatcttttcttttttaattgtttGTCAGTTATTTTAACTGTATAATATTTTGAAGTATATTAATAACTTTACTAGATTAGAATcttaatgtgtgtgtgtatataaaatatgtgaGGGTTTTTCTAATTATTCGTCtacatttttatatgtaatcacATTTTTAGCTTTTATTACACTATTTTTGTATTTACGTcggttatttatataatataatcaatgAAAATAATgagtataatttaaatattttccatgcgatttttttctttttagttattcttttattttattttttgaaatcaccTTTTTGGTTTTCATTACTTTTTTTCTCAATGTACATGTGgcgcttattttttttaactttctagtttcatcatatttttcaactgatttttaaattggcccatttcataatattttttcaactgattttaaaaatctaatatatttaaattattaatttcaatcaaaatataaatattaaaaataaatagaaaaatataactGGCATAAACACATTGGTAAATAGAGtaatgaaactaaaaaggtgatgacatataaaaaattaaaaaaataactaaaaattcCTCAGATATTATGTATCTAGTATATTACGAGTCTAATAtagtaaaattagtaatttacatcaaaatattatacagTTAAAATAAGTGTCAAAtaattcaaaaagaaaagacaataaaaattaaaaggtgaattactaaaagaagaagataaaacactttattttcattaattataatatacaaatacaTATGTTTACGTAAATAAGGGTTATTCaaataagaaatttaaaataatatatatcaatttgaaaatttgaaatattttagaattaacAATTATTCAAAGTATAAAAATTTTAGAAGACTGGACAAACAAAAGATAACATAAGCCTATGAAAATAAAAAGGGATAAATATGATAATGACCGATAATTAGAGATAACTAGGTAAGTGGCCGACAACATTTTAAATCCTCCGTCCAGCTCAAGCTGCCACGTCATTCTGTAACTATTTTCTGTAGCGCTTTCCGTGGACGTAGCATTTCTCTTATTATAATCCATCTCAGAGACGCGTTGATTTCCCATTTTACAATGCCTTTACTAACCAAACAGATACTCTTCAGTATATTTTAGACCTTCCGCTTTGGCACTGATTGAATCGAACCACTTAATCATCCAGTACAGATGGTTTTAATCTTGAACTCTTTTCGGACACTTCTTCCTCATTATGCTTTATTCAAGTATAGGTTTAGAGCATGAGTCTGAATTACTGCTCTTCAAACATGTTGTCCATCATGTAAATTAAATAaacggaaaaagaaaaagaaaactggAAGAACTGTCGGAAACGAGTTCACCATGGCATGAGAGTTGATATAACAACCTACAAACCGCGACATTGGACTGTCATCAAGTTAATTATTTAGAACACTGGACCTTATTTACGACGTGATCCAATCAATAAACCTCTTAAACAGAATCATTGTCTATGGATTAACATTAAATATCTCAAAAGCTTACCAGAAGGCCCAGAACCAAGCCACACCTGCTTTATCTTCCATTTTGTTTAAAAGAAAGGAAATGTGAgttctttttctttatatattggACTCTGCTTTATCTTTAACTTGATGTATGATGTATCAAGGAGGCCACAATAAAAAAGATAAACTACAGGATGAAAATCCGACATACTTGGCTTTAGGTACTTACGatttactttattttttattcttgtttTGGTTGGTCATATGAAGTGGAGACTAATCTACTTAAACCTGCTACTGGGAAACAAAGGTGGACCAAAACATCAAAACCATTGCTAGATTCATCCCTCATCACCAAAAATGAGTTCAACAATTAAGCATTTTACCCATCCGGAGCACGAGCTGATCTTGAAGGAGAATGATGTTATTGAAGACACGGCTACTTGCTATGTCTGCAACAGAACAGTCATTGGCAAACCTACGTATACCTGTACTAGTCGTCATGCTGctgctgatgctgatgatgataTTGGCTGTAAAAAGTTTTACCTGCACCAGGCTTGTGCAGAATTACCCCCACATCTTTTCCAACACGATATGCACAACCAACACACCCTTACTCTTGAACTATGCTCTGATGGATGCTATTGTAACGGTTGTGATCTTCAAATAAAGTTTGCTTATAGGTGTGCTCCTTGTAACTGTGGTATATGTGTTGCTTGTGCTTTTCCTTGTCCTCCTGATGATGAGCAGAGAGAGCTTCATCATGAAGGTCACCAGCAGCACACACTCTTCTTATTGCAGAGGCAGGCTTTGTTTAAATGTGATGCTTGTTGGGTGGAGGCGAAAGACTTTTCTTATGTATGCAAAACGTGTGATTTTTGGATCCACAAGAAGTGTGCTCTCTCTCCCCCCATTATTGCAGAGCCTGTTAATCACCATCACCCTCTCCATCTTATCTTCTCTATTCCAGACGAACATCGCTATTTCACCCGATGGTGCAACATCTGCAATGACTATATTCCTGTACATTCCTGGATGTATTATTGTCAGAAATGCACATATTTTGTGCATATGAAATGTGTTACAGCCCCTGCATCTGCACTGTAAGTACCCCCTACTGACATGTTGATTTGTTTGCAATTCAGGTCATTCGTGTTCAAGTTTGTCCTGTCTTCAATATCATCATGTCTTGActaattacaattttttgtTTACAGAAATGAGATTGAAGCCGCTGGCAGTGACAACGACCCAGATTTGATAAAATTTCCTCTGCTTAGCGTGGAAGCACTAAGTGATTTCATCATAACCCGGCTTTCAAAATTCCAAGTTGACTTTGAAGGTGAGCGTAAAGATACTGCCATGACATCAACCGGAACTGATGACCCACGTATAATTGAAGAGCATTGGAGTCACCCCGATCATCCATTAGAACTGTTTCAGTTTATTATTAATGAGCATGATGACGACGACGAAGATGATGACGACAACACAGCAATATTGATATGTGATGGGTGCACTCAACCCATCACGGTTACCCATTCATCGTACTACAGTTGTACCCGGTGTAATTTCTTTCTCCACTCCGTGTGTGCCACTAAATTGCCAGACGAGTTGCCTACAGGAGTATGCTCGTTTCACCCGCAGCATTCGCTCGCCCTTTCAAAGGAAACTAGATTCTACGCAACAGTGCACTGCAGAGTTTGTGGCTGCCTGACAAATGGATTCTACTATAACTGTGAGGCATGTGATATGAAAATTGATATTTGCTGTGCATTTATGCCCTCCAGGATAAAATATAAGTCTCACAAGCACCACCCCTTTATTCTGCGTCCATCATCGGGTGACGTTTGCAGTGTTAGTAAGAGCTTTATTTTTGGTGGCATGGAATATGGAtgtgaaatttgtaaaaatttccagatcaaTGTATCTAGTGTATTTTACCCAGGTACGATGAAACACAAATACGAAGATCATTCCATAACCTTAAGATATCCCCCTTTCTTCTATGAAGGTGTATTCTACTGTGAGTTATGTGAAGAACGAGTAAACAATCAATGGTGGCTCTATCATTGTGATGAATCTGATCATTCTTTTCATTCTGATTGCCTCCTTTTCTGGCATAGGATGAAGTTAGGAGGGACCATCAGAATTGATATTAACGATAAAATGCACACACTTGCATTTGTTTTCAAAACGAATGTAAGAAGAAACTCTCCCTTGCACATTTGTGGCAATTGCAATTATGGATACACTTCTGGTCTCTTCTTTGAATGTGATGGCTGTGGATATCTTATCTGCACTCGATGTGTCAGGAAGATATATGGGTGATTAACAAGTCAATGCAATTCTGAGATACTTCTACACTCTCTTTGGCAAGTGTTTTATGTCAGCTATAAACTTTTTACACAATAATGTTATTTCAGCACATCAGCGTTGCATTTGTGTTGTTTTATCTTTCTTAGTGGATTTGCTACTTATATCCAATTATATCACCTCAGCCAAAATAGATACAAGTTATTCTATGATTGCAATgtatatataacttataaggATCATGAAGCTACATTCGAAGAATAATTAGCTTAAGTCACTCATAATAAGCAAGTCAAGTGAATAAGAAAGAGGGCATATGTCAGAAAATAGCATAGAATCACAAATGCAAAAATCACTTTAAGTTTCTTGCTTAACCGATTGCAATCATTATTAGGTTTCTtggataataaaattataaattcacTGTTTAAGCCAATCAAATAATCTTGATGCATTAGAAAACACATGATGCAAAAAGCAGACACAATCTAAAGAACAGAATTTTGGGACAGAAAGCTCGATCAAAAAACATACCTCTTCCTTGCAAAATCAAAAGCTATAGCATCTTTACTTCTTCAAGCAGAGAAATTATCATCTTTTCCAATTCATATATCATTGTTCTtatcataataatattaagattatgTGAGCGAGAAAATATTGAGATGGTGTATGGTGATTGTGTGAAGTTTGTGACCGGGATTTTGTGAGGTTTATGGCTGGGATTGTGTGCTGGTTGGGCTTTCAACAGCCTTATTTGTACAGTTTGCCTAAacagatatattattttgttttttaaaatatgattttataaacatatatgtgacaatcttaaatataatatatattcaattgtatttttatattagtagatctatatctaataaattatataatatatataaataaaccaaattttaagttattttcgACTTTAAACTGCAAAATGTTTATTAATCTAATAATTCAGAAGTCAACTTAGTGTTAAAAATAAGAGAACTGacttaaaatcatatattttaaggtACTTTTTCCGATAactcagattttttttaaaattttctgataaaatttattcataaatcttaaatattatcttttaattataatatttttaataacccataaattattcaaataaatattttacacTCCCAATTCACAGTTTTAAAATCTCATTCAGACTTTCTATCTCTGTAAAAGTCATCAAACTCTTTGGTATGGCCTTCTGCTTACTTCCGGTGACCAGAAGTTTTTACCCACTATAATTTCAGTCGTTAAAGACAAGTCAGTGGGAAAAAATTGATCTCAATCAATTTTAACGTCGGAAAGTACGGTTTACCTCTTTGACTTAGAGCATATCCAAGAGCCttcttgttggctcctaaatataatataaaaaatgtggatCTTAACAATTTagaacaaagttaagagtgtacactccaacaatactctctacatctcttctctatttaatattttattcatatattgggctccactacaacaaaagagagtgaaagatggagatgaattggagggaaagatttttttattgtaaaaaaataagttaggagccatgtggtggctcttaactttgaggagagaggagagagaaacaagagactcttaagatttaagagccacttaagagtctcttggagcaacatttttcctctctctcctcaaatctcaagttaggagcctaaataaagagcctcttggagatgctcatCTCCGAGAGActttggctcctaaatataatataaacaatgtgAGCAATTTagtacaaagttaagagtgtacactccaacaatattctctatatctcttctctatttcatattttattcatattggaCTCCACTCTATTgggaaacaaaacaaaaagagACGGAAAGATagaggtgaattggagggaatgatttttttattgtgaaaatataagttataagccatgtggtggctcttaactttgaggagagaggagagaaaaacaagaggctcttagtgatttaaaagccacttaagagtctcttggagcaacattttgccTCTCCCTCCttaaatctcaagttaggagcctaaatgaagagtctctaaaatctcaagttaggagtctAAATAAAGAGTCTcttagagatgctcttattCCATTATTCCATGATCAAGCGCATCCTTGAGTAATCCTGTGATTAAGTGTTACTAGCCCTAAAACCGGTGCGAGGCACGGgtatttcaatttataaatagattaattttttttaagaatttgatGCGACcagtttaatattataaaatctaaaatgattgttgatatatattttttatgaatatttagttaatttatcGTCATGACTATCGCTCTATTTTTCTAACCATAAAATGCATGCtatttttacattaattttaagaattttactcgtttgaacaattttatttgacttgaattttctatatttctCCATTCATGCTACAAAATGTTCAAGTTTTGAATCCCATCAACAGCATAtcacaataaattattaatttaaacacatttaagaaaattattaactGTTATAATACACACGTGTATAGCACGAATTATTGGCGAGTATATTATTAAAGCCAAACTATAATATGAAaagatataatatcaaatattattttgttcaCACGACACATGCATATTATATGTATGATATTAAAATGCAAATGACAGGTTAGCATATTGGTATGAAAGAAGGGGATGTTAGTGGATGCACTCAAGTTTGATTCTACAAAACCACAAACTTTTTTACAAATATCAGACAAAaggtaaatttattttttcacaagAATAAAAAGTCTCATGAATTTACTTGCTCATATGCCCCAAGTTCGGTTATTATTTGATGCGACcagtttaatattataaaatttaaaatgattgttgacatatatattttataaatatttagttaattcATGACTATCGCTCtaactttctaatattattgtgttcttaACATACCATGCATGCTATTTTTTACATCAGTTTTAAGAATTTTACTCGTTTGAacaattttatttggcttgaaTTTCTATGGTTCTCCATCCATGCTATAAATGGTTCAAGTTTTGAATCCCGACAACAACATAtcacaataaattattaattcaaacacatttaagaaaattattaactattatAATACACACGTGCATGCTATAAATGGTTCGAGTTTTGAATCCCGACAACAACATAtcacaataaattattaaattaaattaaacacatttaagaaaattattaactattatATTACACACGTGCATCGCACATGTTATAGGCGAGTATATTATAAAGctaaacattaaaaataaaaatatcaaatattcttttgttCGCACGACACACGCATATTATATGTATGATAATATAATGCAAATGACAAGTTAGCATAGTGGTACGAAAGAAGTGGATGATGCACCCAAGTTCGATTCCACAAaactacaatttttttaacaaatattagcCAAAAGGATAAATCTGTCTTTTTGTACGAATA
This region includes:
- the LOC108206816 gene encoding uncharacterized protein LOC108206816, which codes for MSSTIKHFTHPEHELILKENDVIEDTATCYVCNRTVIGKPTYTCTSRHAAADADDDIGCKKFYLHQACAELPPHLFQHDMHNQHTLTLELCSDGCYCNGCDLQIKFAYRCAPCNCGICVACAFPCPPDDEQRELHHEGHQQHTLFLLQRQALFKCDACWVEAKDFSYVCKTCDFWIHKKCALSPPIIAEPVNHHHPLHLIFSIPDEHRYFTRWCNICNDYIPVHSWMYYCQKCTYFVHMKCVTAPASALNEIEAAGSDNDPDLIKFPLLSVEALSDFIITRLSKFQVDFEGERKDTAMTSTGTDDPRIIEEHWSHPDHPLELFQFIINEHDDDDEDDDDNTAILICDGCTQPITVTHSSYYSCTRCNFFLHSVCATKLPDELPTGVCSFHPQHSLALSKETRFYATVHCRVCGCLTNGFYYNCEACDMKIDICCAFMPSRIKYKSHKHHPFILRPSSGDVCSVSKSFIFGGMEYGCEICKNFQINVSSVFYPGTMKHKYEDHSITLRYPPFFYEGVFYCELCEERVNNQWWLYHCDESDHSFHSDCLLFWHRMKLGGTIRIDINDKMHTLAFVFKTNVRRNSPLHICGNCNYGYTSGLFFECDGCGYLICTRCVRKIYG